CGCGGCAGCCTTTGGTGGAATCACCTCTTTTACTTTTCATAAAGATGACACCGTCGAAATTCACCCCGTTCCCATCTCAAGCGAAACACTGCATTTACTTGAAGATAATCTACTGCTCTTTTTCACCGGATACAGTCGAAGCGCATCTTCTGTTCTCGCTGATCAAAAAGAAAAATCAGACAAACTTGATAAAGAAATGATCAGCAATTTAGATTTCACAAAAGAATTGGGCCTCTCTTCTCAAAAATCTCTTGTCTCAGGAAATCTCGAAGAATTTGCAAGACTCATGAACGTTCATTGGGAAAATAAGAAAAAACGCTCAAACAATATGTCTAAATCAGACATTGATAACGCCTACACGATAGCACTTGATAACGGAGCACTTGGCGGGAAACTCATTGGCGCAGGAGCTGGTGGTTTTTTAATGTTTTATGCCAAAGACCAAGGCATGTTGCGTAAAGCTATGGCCAAGGTTGGTTTAGAAGAAGTGAGATTTAATTTTGATTTCGAAGGAGCTAAGGTGGTTTCCACATGAGTCAAAGAGTTTTAGTCGTAGGTGCTTGGCACCTAGGTTCTGTTGTCGGTGCATGTCTGGCCGATGCAGGCAATCAGGTTTACCTCTGGGATCAAAATAAATCAGTCGAAGAAAAATGGAGTCAAGGCCTTGCGCCCATTCATGAACCCGGACTCTCAGATCTGGTAAATAAACACTGGAAAAAAGACCTCTCATGGACATCAACGCCCGAAATCGTGGCATCAAAAGCTAATTGGGTGATCATTGCTTACGACACTCCCATCAATGAACAAGATGAAGTACAACTCCAAACTGTCGAAGAAGGTGCACAACGCGCTTTTAAATCACTTTCAGATAAAACAAATGTTTTTGTCACAGCACAAGTCCCTGTAGGTACTTGTCGAAAATTTCGTCAAGAAATCTTAAGGCTTCATCCTGGATGGCATGGTCATATGATGTATCAACCAGAAAATTTAAGACTTGGTGAAGCCATAAAATCTTTTAAAACTCCCGATCGCATGGTCTTAGGCTTAGATGATATGAGCCAACAAGAAACACTGGCAAAAGATTTTCAAAAACTTTTAGGCAATGAAACAACTCCACTAAATGTAATGAGCCTTGAAAGTGCTGAAATGGTAAAACATGCGCTGAATTCTTTTTTAGCTACGTGTGTGGTTTTTGCAAATGAGATTTCAGAAATCTGTGAAAAAAGCGGCGCTGACGCTTGGGATGTTGTCTCAAGCCTCAAGCAAGATTCACGAGTGGGGCCAAAAGCATTTTTACGCCCTGGTCTCGGTTTTGCCGGTGGTACACTTGCCCGTGATGTGAAGACCTTAAGTAAGTTTGCTAAGAAAAAAGAAGATATTAATTTTTTCAATGATCTTTACGCCATTAACGATAAACGCAATCAATGGGTTGTCGACACACTTAAAGCCCAATTAGGCACACTCACACATAAAACTATCGTATTAATGGGTGTTACATACAAACCATTCACGAGCACCGTACGTAGATCTCCCGCCTTACAAATCGCAGAACTTTTGGCAAAAGAAGGCGCACATTGCCGAGCAATTGACCCCATGGCCGATTTGACAGAGTTGTCTCCAGAAGAACGCAAAAACTTACCCTTTGAATTGATGAAAGATCCACTGGCCGCTTTTGAAAATACACAAGCAGCAGTACTTGTCACAGAATGGCCCCAATTTTTTGAACTTGATTGGCCACAAATTCATCGCTTAATGAGTGAACATGTTCTCATCGACACGAAAAATCATTTGGCCCCAAAAAACATTTTAAAAGGCTTTCACATTATTATTCCCGGTAAGCCGACGAAAAAGGAACTCCTATGAAAAAACTTGTTTTCGTCACAGGCATGGGTCGAGGTATCGGTCGCGTTATTGCCTTAAAACTCGCCGCTGAAGGCTACAGCGTCAGCGGGTGCGCTCGCACCTTAGATGAACTTCAAGAAACAAAAAAATTATCTGGCGGAAAAATCAATATCACCACACTTGATATTCGAGATTATAAATCTATTGAAAACTGGATGACTAAAGAATGCCAGGCAACTGATGCTACTCCGTGGGGCCTAGTCACTGCAGCTGGAATTCATGGCCCGGTAGGAACCTTAATTGAAAACTCCTGGGAAGATTGGCAAAATGCAGTAGACATTAATCTTTTTGGTACTGTTATGAGTGTAAAAATCTTCACTGAAATTTTAACTGAAAAAAAATTGCCCGGCAGAATCGTTCTCCTTTCTGGTGGTGGCGCCACAAAACCTATTCCAAATGTAAGTAGCTACTGCGCTACGAAAGCCGGTGTAGTGAGATTTGGTGAAACTGTCGCTAAAGAATTAAGACCTTTTAATATCACCGTAAACAGCATCGCTCCAGGGGCCGTTAATACAAAACTCACTGAAGAAATTCTCAATGCGGGCCCTGAAAAAGCAGGCAAAGAATTTTACGATAATACCGTCAAGCAAATAAAACAAGGCGGTGCTAATCCTGAAATTTCAGCTGAACTTGTGAGCTACCTCTTTGGGCCCAAAGGTGGAGTTGTTACAGGTAAACTTATTGCTTCACTTTGGGATGAATGGGCTAATTTTCACGAGTGGGCAGATAAACTTGATAAAAGTGAAATCTACACACTTAGACGCATCTTACCTGAAGATAGATTATCATGAAGCTCGCCTTTTTTGGTTGCGGGTATATCGGTGAAAAGCGCTCTAAAGACAGAGGCAATCATGATGTCGTAGGCGTTTATGATCCCGATCAAGGGCGTGCACAAAAACTTGCAAATGATCTCAATACAAAATCATACGCTTGTGAAGATTCACTATTAAAAGAATCAAACGCAGACATTATTGTTGTCGCCACAACCAATAGAGAATTGGCACCACTTACACTTAAAGCCATCATGGCTAAAAAGCATGTCCTTGTTGAAAAACCAGGATCCATCAGCGTGAATGAAGTAAATCAACTCAGACAAGCTGCTGCACAAAATAAAGTTGCAGTGAAAGTCGGTTTTAACCATCGCTTTCATCCAGCTCTTTTAAAAGCACGTCAGCTCATCGATGACGGCCAACTTGGCGAGATGATGTATTTGCGTGCGCGCTATGGTCATGGGGCCAGAGTGGGTTACGAAAAAGAATGGCGCTCGATTCCTGAATTAAGCGGTGGCGGTGAACTTCTTGATCAAGGTGTTCATATTTTAGATCTTATTTATTGGTATTTAGGCCCACTACCCTTGCAATCATCATTTGTAACAACTTCTTTTTGGGATATGAAAGTCGACGATAATGCGGTCCTCACACTCTCTGATAAAAAACGTTGGGCTACATTTCATGTGAGTTGTTCTGAATGGAAAAACACTTTCTCCATCGAACTTTATGGCCGTACCGGAAAAATTTTAATAAACGGTCTTGGTCGAAGTTACGGAAAAGAAACACTCACGTATTATAAAATGCTTCCTGAAATGGGCCCTCCAATAATTGAAACTTTTGATTTCAATGAAAAAGATGAATCATGGCTGCT
This is a stretch of genomic DNA from Oligoflexia bacterium. It encodes these proteins:
- a CDS encoding galactokinase, yielding MIITRAPLRITFGGGGTDLPSYYRKFGGQLVAGGINKYIYIALHKIFPNEFIIKYSQFERVANISEIKHPIIREVLKSYKVDPRLEIASMADIPDGTGLGSSGSFTVALLKAISFYQRQHLLTEDLAEMACDIEINRLNQPVGKQDQYAAAFGGITSFTFHKDDTVEIHPVPISSETLHLLEDNLLLFFTGYSRSASSVLADQKEKSDKLDKEMISNLDFTKELGLSSQKSLVSGNLEEFARLMNVHWENKKKRSNNMSKSDIDNAYTIALDNGALGGKLIGAGAGGFLMFYAKDQGMLRKAMAKVGLEEVRFNFDFEGAKVVST
- a CDS encoding nucleotide sugar dehydrogenase, with product MSQRVLVVGAWHLGSVVGACLADAGNQVYLWDQNKSVEEKWSQGLAPIHEPGLSDLVNKHWKKDLSWTSTPEIVASKANWVIIAYDTPINEQDEVQLQTVEEGAQRAFKSLSDKTNVFVTAQVPVGTCRKFRQEILRLHPGWHGHMMYQPENLRLGEAIKSFKTPDRMVLGLDDMSQQETLAKDFQKLLGNETTPLNVMSLESAEMVKHALNSFLATCVVFANEISEICEKSGADAWDVVSSLKQDSRVGPKAFLRPGLGFAGGTLARDVKTLSKFAKKKEDINFFNDLYAINDKRNQWVVDTLKAQLGTLTHKTIVLMGVTYKPFTSTVRRSPALQIAELLAKEGAHCRAIDPMADLTELSPEERKNLPFELMKDPLAAFENTQAAVLVTEWPQFFELDWPQIHRLMSEHVLIDTKNHLAPKNILKGFHIIIPGKPTKKELL
- a CDS encoding SDR family oxidoreductase translates to MKKLVFVTGMGRGIGRVIALKLAAEGYSVSGCARTLDELQETKKLSGGKINITTLDIRDYKSIENWMTKECQATDATPWGLVTAAGIHGPVGTLIENSWEDWQNAVDINLFGTVMSVKIFTEILTEKKLPGRIVLLSGGGATKPIPNVSSYCATKAGVVRFGETVAKELRPFNITVNSIAPGAVNTKLTEEILNAGPEKAGKEFYDNTVKQIKQGGANPEISAELVSYLFGPKGGVVTGKLIASLWDEWANFHEWADKLDKSEIYTLRRILPEDRLS
- a CDS encoding Gfo/Idh/MocA family oxidoreductase, yielding MKLAFFGCGYIGEKRSKDRGNHDVVGVYDPDQGRAQKLANDLNTKSYACEDSLLKESNADIIVVATTNRELAPLTLKAIMAKKHVLVEKPGSISVNEVNQLRQAAAQNKVAVKVGFNHRFHPALLKARQLIDDGQLGEMMYLRARYGHGARVGYEKEWRSIPELSGGGELLDQGVHILDLIYWYLGPLPLQSSFVTTSFWDMKVDDNAVLTLSDKKRWATFHVSCSEWKNTFSIELYGRTGKILINGLGRSYGKETLTYYKMLPEMGPPIIETFDFNEKDESWLLDLENLVDHVKNQKPLWGDLESASYALEQVRAAYRQNGYKLPCSV